From Pseudoxanthomonas sp. YR558, the proteins below share one genomic window:
- a CDS encoding PDZ domain-containing protein: MTLHALRIVPFILASLLAFSAHAAQGKLGFTVDAKFDRKVLDADIKQVVVTQVAPASPAQRAGLQVGDVLEQLNGKPLVGSSARKFFGTMGDIKPGDKVALVVRRAGKPVAVVLVAE, from the coding sequence ATGACCCTGCACGCTCTTCGCATTGTTCCCTTCATCCTCGCCAGCCTGCTGGCGTTCTCCGCCCATGCCGCCCAGGGCAAGCTCGGCTTCACTGTCGATGCGAAGTTCGATCGCAAGGTACTGGATGCCGACATCAAGCAGGTGGTGGTGACGCAGGTCGCGCCTGCTTCACCGGCGCAGCGGGCGGGCCTGCAGGTGGGCGACGTGCTGGAGCAATTGAACGGGAAGCCGTTGGTGGGCAGCTCGGCGCGGAAGTTCTTCGGCACCATGGGCGACATCAAGCCGGGCGACAAGGTGGCGCTGGTGGTGAGGCGAGCGGGCAAGCCGGTCGCCGTGGTGCTGGTGGCCGAGTAG
- a CDS encoding restriction endonuclease has translation MGRGRRGFIENLAALPWPVGLCTGVAGYLAIAHGIPLFFSRNSALGSAFQNTNPFLPLAWAFFGLCVIAAGMSFFDARRKRRLLDTRRGLDSLAALGWRDFERLVGEAYRRRGYTVEETGLGGADGGIDLILHRDGKRTLVQCKQWRRDKVPVSVVREMFGLMAHHQADAVRIAALGGFTADAAHFVEGKPIELIDGATLLEMIRAVQVGGAEPSRKVEPVIDHAVESSSPSCPTCKAAMVRRTNRRTGEGFWGCSAFPVCRGAK, from the coding sequence ATGGGACGTGGTCGTCGCGGTTTCATCGAGAATCTGGCTGCGCTGCCGTGGCCGGTCGGGCTCTGTACCGGGGTCGCGGGCTACCTGGCCATCGCGCACGGCATTCCGCTGTTTTTTTCGCGAAACAGTGCGTTGGGCAGCGCCTTTCAGAACACCAATCCTTTTCTGCCGCTCGCGTGGGCCTTCTTCGGCCTGTGCGTCATCGCCGCTGGCATGTCGTTCTTCGATGCACGGCGCAAGCGCCGATTGCTGGACACCCGCCGCGGGTTGGACAGCCTGGCCGCGCTGGGCTGGCGCGATTTCGAGCGGCTCGTGGGCGAGGCGTATCGTCGCCGCGGTTATACGGTGGAGGAAACCGGCCTGGGTGGCGCCGATGGTGGCATCGACCTGATCCTGCATCGCGATGGCAAGCGCACGCTGGTGCAGTGCAAGCAGTGGCGGCGCGACAAGGTGCCGGTCAGCGTGGTGCGCGAGATGTTCGGCCTGATGGCGCATCACCAGGCGGACGCCGTGCGCATCGCGGCGCTCGGAGGCTTCACCGCGGATGCGGCGCACTTCGTCGAGGGCAAGCCGATCGAATTGATCGATGGCGCAACGCTGCTGGAGATGATCAGGGCGGTGCAGGTCGGCGGCGCCGAGCCTTCCAGGAAAGTCGAACCCGTGATCGATCACGCCGTCGAATCAAGCTCCCCCAGTTGCCCGACCTGCAAAGCGGCGATGGTCCGGCGGACGAACCGACGCACGGGAGAAGGGTTCTGGGGATGCTCCGCGTTTCCTGTATGCCGGGGAGCCAAATAA
- the recD gene encoding exodeoxyribonuclease V subunit alpha, with the protein MSLLDALYKGGHLRTLDHALAQSLRRLDRDTPDAVLAAAALASLAVAKGHAGVRLDAAAALVDAEIAWPDAEAWTQQLAASRWVATPREPASPAIGSAPLVLEGGLLYLRRYREYERALALGLQRIAAQPVSETAIASLAPLFANLFPQATHDDRQARAAALALRHALLLVTGGPGTGKTTTTARLLVLLAAQARHAGGAPPRIALAAPTGRAAERMAESVRHAVKALAMDGIDADLLAALPATGTTLHRLLGTIPDSPRFRHGHDNPLPYEVVVVDEASMIDLPLMAKLVDAVASGTRLVLLGDPDQLPSVEAGDVLAAILGAAGDGDAIAHDDAEALRSLLGETDASTDAQDDERTRFPGIRVHLQRGWRQSETLDLAPLAAAVREGDADAALSQLRAGTLSNVHFHEDLVDPLDVHRDALLAHFHALGHAPTPAEALARSTHLRLLTAVREGPQGARTLNARIERLLADGNGSVRAAQGHFHGQLLIVTENSYRHRLFNGDIGVCLRDAAGTLVAWFPGEDPASPRAFHPAALPAHESAFAMTVHKAQGSEFDTVWLVLPARSNRVLSRELVYTGITRARHALHVAGSDAVIRDALARHAGRWSGLGWRLGAR; encoded by the coding sequence ATGAGCCTGCTCGACGCGCTGTACAAGGGCGGCCACCTGCGCACGCTCGACCACGCCCTTGCGCAGAGCCTGCGTCGGTTGGATCGCGATACGCCCGATGCCGTGCTCGCCGCCGCCGCGCTGGCGTCGCTGGCGGTCGCCAAGGGCCATGCCGGCGTGCGCCTCGATGCCGCCGCGGCGCTGGTCGATGCGGAGATCGCCTGGCCCGATGCCGAGGCCTGGACGCAGCAACTCGCAGCATCGCGCTGGGTCGCCACGCCACGCGAACCCGCTTCGCCTGCGATCGGCAGCGCGCCGCTGGTGCTGGAAGGCGGCCTGCTCTACCTGCGCCGCTACCGCGAGTACGAACGCGCGCTGGCGTTGGGCTTGCAGCGCATCGCCGCGCAGCCGGTATCTGAGACCGCCATCGCGTCGCTCGCGCCGCTGTTCGCAAACCTGTTCCCACAGGCCACGCACGACGACCGCCAGGCGCGCGCCGCCGCGCTCGCGTTGCGCCACGCCCTGTTGCTGGTCACGGGCGGTCCCGGCACCGGCAAGACCACCACCACGGCGCGCCTGCTGGTGTTGCTGGCCGCGCAGGCAAGGCACGCAGGCGGCGCACCGCCGCGTATCGCGCTGGCCGCGCCCACCGGGCGGGCCGCCGAGCGCATGGCCGAGAGCGTGCGCCATGCGGTGAAGGCGCTGGCCATGGACGGCATCGATGCCGATCTGCTCGCCGCGCTGCCTGCCACCGGCACCACGCTGCACCGCTTGCTCGGGACGATCCCGGATTCGCCGCGCTTCCGCCACGGCCACGATAATCCGCTGCCCTACGAGGTGGTCGTCGTCGACGAAGCGTCGATGATCGACCTGCCGCTGATGGCCAAGCTGGTCGACGCGGTCGCCAGCGGCACGCGACTGGTGCTGCTGGGCGATCCCGACCAGTTGCCGTCGGTGGAAGCCGGCGATGTGCTGGCCGCCATCCTCGGCGCCGCCGGTGACGGCGATGCCATCGCGCACGACGATGCCGAGGCCCTCCGGTCGTTGCTCGGCGAGACGGATGCGTCCACCGATGCGCAGGACGACGAAAGAACACGGTTCCCCGGTATCCGCGTACACCTGCAGCGCGGCTGGCGCCAGAGCGAGACGCTGGACCTCGCGCCGCTGGCGGCCGCCGTGCGCGAAGGCGATGCCGATGCCGCGCTGTCGCAGCTGCGTGCCGGCACGCTGTCCAACGTGCACTTCCACGAAGACCTGGTCGATCCCCTGGACGTGCATCGCGACGCGTTGCTCGCCCATTTCCACGCGCTGGGCCACGCCCCCACGCCCGCCGAGGCGTTGGCGCGGTCCACGCACCTGCGCCTGCTGACGGCGGTACGCGAAGGGCCCCAAGGCGCGCGCACGCTCAATGCGCGCATCGAACGGTTGCTTGCCGATGGCAATGGATCGGTGCGCGCGGCGCAAGGCCATTTCCATGGCCAGTTGCTGATCGTCACCGAGAACAGCTACCGGCACCGCTTGTTCAACGGCGACATCGGCGTTTGCCTGCGCGATGCGGCCGGCACGCTGGTGGCGTGGTTCCCCGGTGAGGATCCCGCCAGTCCGCGTGCGTTCCATCCGGCGGCGTTGCCCGCGCACGAGTCCGCTTTCGCGATGACGGTGCACAAAGCGCAAGGCTCCGAATTCGACACGGTGTGGCTGGTGTTGCCCGCGCGCAGCAACCGCGTGTTGTCGCGCGAGCTGGTCTACACCGGCATCACCCGCGCACGCCATGCGCTGCATGTCGCCGGCAGCGACGCGGTGATCCGCGACGCGCTGGCTCGGCACGCGGGCCGGTGGTCGGGGCTGGGGTGGCGGTTGGGCGCGCGCTGA
- a CDS encoding exodeoxyribonuclease V subunit beta, producing the protein MSGFDPAREPYLDRPLDGVQLIEASAGTGKTYTLATLFTRLIVERRLRMGDVLAVTYTEAATQELRKRIRERLALAADLVGTPSSADEAHEAALTRAILARHLARGEESPVQLARRLRTAAEETDLAAIFTIHGFCARVLREHALDTGQGLQAGELLGNARALYEELAADIWRAYAADTETVDALTGLWSGPDALAADLPALCGPLPLLPAAPVDDASERQVAVDATRAGRAAHLVEAIGLYEADARAAIAAAFDGKVFDGRRAKRPSFDKAFVELQAGSALAQWPRTDKTHVQKLLPEALVGFCKDGDAARVPQSPLFDALRDWCEADDAWQQLQQRLRVVLLHRLRDDARRRLETLKRTRRVQTYDDLIDHVADALAGPNRRALVASLRAQYRIALVDEFQDTDERQWQIFASVFGDSEEVRALGEAPALFLIGDPKQAIYGFRGGDVATYLAAKHHPGTAHADPLTHNFRSRPAVLRAVQALYDGADAVGRDAFAHPGIRFEPVFPGDKRNDADYLRDGVPAPALTLRLLRNEEGKPFDAEASRDAATAACVADIHRLLSDARDGRATIDGRRVQPGDIAVLVRNHKDATRMQQTLARAGVPAVAAGKQSLFESREAADLRTLLLALLHLADAGRLRAALATVLLGEDAATLDALDADGDAQRHHQARLLHWRERWQRSGPFALVSELCAAEAGRLLGLLDGERRLTNYLQLGEHLQEASARTLGLHGLLDWLQARIANADPNDEAQLLRLESDARRVQIVTLHKSKGLEYPLVYLPFAGLGTSRPDSGRHRTVHDGTRRVLQWRVDKDDPAWQAAGLAVKQDGQAEDARLLYVGLTRAEHALWIAAGDVTDREKSRLAPLLADIAALGMRDELRIIEGPPEPPPARLPAEHDAAIALARTSAHRVAADWWVYSFTQLAHAEGADPLAATTQADPGGEDETPASDVDGVPDAIAAPVALADPRFAGSRFGVVMHAALEHADFAAWRDWRPGDAAPVYQADVIVDAMREGGYAEADIDDGLAVLVPLVGQTLCTTLPEGTRLADLPTDARRAEIEFHFAMQPTGVPALLALLHRHGLLPHRNAFGTRARLEGLMTGLIDLTYGHDGRWYVLDYKSNQLPAYDAASMQQAMAHSEYDLQALIYTLALHRWLRFRLGDAYDYARDFGGIRYLFCRGLDLTQPRSPGVHAQRFAPDLVHALDALFAGHATEAVA; encoded by the coding sequence ATGAGCGGCTTCGATCCTGCCCGCGAACCGTATCTCGATCGCCCGCTCGACGGCGTACAGCTGATCGAGGCCAGCGCCGGTACCGGCAAGACCTACACGCTGGCCACGCTGTTCACGCGCCTGATCGTCGAGCGCCGCCTGCGCATGGGCGACGTGCTCGCGGTGACCTACACGGAAGCCGCAACGCAGGAACTGCGCAAGCGCATCCGCGAACGTCTCGCGCTGGCGGCCGATCTTGTCGGCACGCCATCATCCGCTGACGAGGCCCACGAGGCCGCACTCACGCGCGCCATCCTGGCCCGCCATCTCGCGCGCGGCGAGGAGTCGCCGGTGCAGCTCGCACGACGCCTGCGCACCGCCGCCGAGGAAACCGACCTCGCCGCGATCTTCACCATCCACGGTTTCTGCGCGCGGGTGCTGCGCGAGCATGCGCTGGACACCGGGCAAGGCCTGCAGGCCGGTGAGCTGCTGGGCAACGCGCGCGCGCTGTACGAAGAGCTTGCTGCCGACATCTGGCGCGCCTATGCGGCCGATACCGAAACGGTCGACGCACTGACAGGGTTGTGGAGCGGCCCCGATGCGCTCGCCGCCGACCTGCCTGCGCTGTGCGGCCCGCTGCCGTTGCTGCCGGCCGCGCCTGTCGATGACGCCAGCGAACGCCAGGTCGCCGTGGACGCCACGCGCGCGGGCCGCGCCGCTCACTTGGTCGAGGCTATCGGTTTGTACGAAGCCGACGCACGTGCCGCCATCGCTGCCGCGTTCGACGGCAAGGTGTTCGATGGCCGTCGTGCGAAACGGCCGAGCTTCGACAAGGCCTTCGTGGAACTGCAGGCCGGCAGCGCGTTGGCGCAGTGGCCGCGTACCGACAAGACGCACGTGCAGAAGCTGCTCCCCGAGGCGCTGGTCGGCTTCTGCAAGGACGGCGATGCGGCGCGCGTCCCGCAGTCGCCCCTGTTCGACGCATTGCGCGACTGGTGTGAGGCGGACGATGCCTGGCAACAGCTGCAGCAGCGGCTGCGCGTGGTCTTGCTGCACCGCCTCCGCGACGACGCCCGCCGTCGCCTCGAAACGCTAAAGCGCACGCGACGCGTGCAGACCTACGACGATCTGATCGACCACGTCGCCGACGCGCTGGCAGGCCCGAACCGGCGCGCGCTGGTGGCAAGCCTGCGCGCCCAGTACCGCATCGCGCTGGTGGATGAGTTCCAGGACACCGACGAACGCCAGTGGCAGATCTTCGCCAGCGTGTTCGGCGACTCCGAGGAGGTGCGTGCGCTGGGAGAAGCGCCGGCGCTGTTCCTGATCGGCGATCCCAAACAGGCCATCTACGGTTTCCGCGGCGGCGATGTCGCCACCTACCTGGCGGCCAAGCACCATCCGGGCACCGCGCACGCGGATCCACTGACGCATAACTTCCGTTCGCGACCCGCCGTGTTGCGCGCGGTGCAGGCGCTGTACGACGGCGCCGATGCCGTCGGCCGCGATGCCTTTGCGCATCCCGGCATTCGGTTCGAGCCGGTGTTTCCCGGCGACAAGCGCAACGACGCGGACTATCTGCGCGATGGCGTTCCCGCACCGGCGCTCACCCTGCGCCTGCTGCGCAACGAGGAAGGCAAGCCCTTCGACGCGGAGGCCTCGCGCGATGCCGCCACCGCCGCCTGCGTCGCCGACATCCATCGCCTGCTGTCGGACGCACGCGACGGCCGCGCGACGATCGACGGCCGCCGCGTACAGCCGGGCGACATCGCCGTGCTGGTGCGCAACCACAAGGACGCGACCCGCATGCAGCAGACCCTCGCGCGTGCGGGCGTGCCGGCGGTCGCCGCGGGCAAGCAGAGCCTGTTCGAAAGCCGCGAAGCCGCCGACCTGCGCACGCTGCTGCTCGCCTTGCTGCATCTGGCCGACGCCGGTCGCCTGCGGGCCGCGCTCGCCACCGTGCTGCTGGGCGAGGACGCCGCCACGCTGGATGCGCTGGACGCCGATGGCGACGCGCAGCGCCATCACCAGGCGCGCCTGCTGCACTGGCGCGAGCGTTGGCAGCGCAGCGGTCCGTTCGCGCTGGTATCCGAGCTGTGCGCGGCGGAAGCCGGTCGCCTGCTCGGCTTGCTCGATGGCGAACGCCGGCTCACCAACTACCTGCAGCTGGGCGAGCACCTGCAGGAAGCCTCCGCCCGCACGCTGGGGCTGCATGGTCTGCTGGACTGGCTGCAGGCGCGCATCGCCAATGCGGACCCCAACGACGAAGCACAGCTGCTGCGTTTGGAGTCGGATGCGCGTCGCGTGCAGATCGTCACCCTGCACAAGAGCAAGGGTCTGGAATATCCGCTGGTCTACTTGCCTTTCGCGGGCCTGGGCACGAGCCGACCCGACAGCGGCCGCCATCGCACCGTGCACGACGGTACGCGTCGTGTCCTCCAATGGCGCGTCGACAAGGACGATCCCGCATGGCAGGCCGCCGGCCTCGCCGTGAAGCAGGACGGGCAGGCGGAAGATGCGCGGCTGCTCTACGTCGGGCTGACCCGCGCGGAGCATGCGCTGTGGATCGCCGCCGGCGACGTGACCGACAGGGAGAAGAGCCGTCTCGCGCCGCTGCTGGCCGATATCGCTGCGCTCGGCATGCGCGATGAGCTGCGCATCATCGAAGGCCCGCCGGAACCGCCGCCGGCCCGCCTGCCGGCCGAGCACGACGCCGCCATCGCGCTGGCGCGCACCAGCGCGCATCGCGTCGCCGCCGACTGGTGGGTCTACAGCTTCACCCAGCTCGCGCACGCCGAAGGCGCCGATCCGCTGGCTGCAACAACCCAGGCCGATCCCGGTGGCGAGGACGAAACCCCCGCGTCCGACGTCGATGGAGTGCCCGACGCGATCGCCGCGCCCGTCGCCCTCGCCGATCCCCGCTTCGCCGGCAGCCGCTTCGGCGTGGTGATGCATGCCGCGCTGGAGCACGCCGATTTCGCCGCCTGGCGCGACTGGCGGCCGGGCGATGCCGCGCCCGTGTATCAGGCCGATGTCATCGTCGACGCGATGCGCGAAGGCGGTTATGCCGAAGCCGACATCGACGACGGCCTCGCGGTGCTGGTGCCGCTGGTGGGGCAGACTTTGTGCACCACACTACCGGAAGGCACGCGCCTGGCCGACCTGCCGACGGACGCGCGTCGCGCCGAGATCGAATTCCACTTCGCCATGCAGCCCACCGGCGTGCCGGCATTGCTGGCCTTGCTGCATCGCCATGGCCTGCTGCCCCATCGCAACGCCTTCGGCACGCGCGCCCGGCTGGAAGGATTGATGACGGGCCTGATCGATCTGACCTATGGCCATGACGGCCGGTGGTACGTGCTCGACTACAAATCGAACCAACTGCCGGCCTACGACGCGGCGTCGATGCAGCAGGCGATGGCGCACAGCGAGTACGACCTGCAGGCGTTGATCTACACGCTGGCGCTGCATCGCTGGTTGCGTTTCCGCCTTGGCGATGCGTACGACTACGCGCGCGACTTCGGCGGCATCCGCTACCTGTTCTGCCGCGGGCTGGACCTCACCCAGCCACGCTCGCCTGGCGTTCACGCGCAGCGCTTCGCGCCCGACCTGGTGCACGCGCTGGATGCGCTGTTCGCCGGCCATGCGACGGAGGCCGTTGCATGA
- a CDS encoding ATP-binding cassette domain-containing protein: MTPADAPAVHLSDLRLDRGGRTILRGIDLTVPRGSIAAVLGPSGSGKSTMLAALTGELPPAAGSVEVFGQPVPHRSRALLEMRKGVGVLLQGNGLLTDLTVAENVALPLRTHTKLPDALIRRLVDFKLNAVGLRAAADAYPRELSGGMARRVALARALALDPPLMIYDEPLTGLDPIASGVIMSLIQRLNDTLGLTSIIVTHHVHETLPIADQAVVIANGGLVFSGTPSELEATSDPLVKQFLRGEPDGPIAFDTVKRGEAA, translated from the coding sequence ATGACGCCTGCCGACGCTCCTGCCGTGCACCTGTCCGACCTCCGCCTTGATCGCGGCGGCCGCACCATCCTGCGTGGCATCGACCTGACCGTCCCGCGCGGCAGCATTGCGGCCGTGCTCGGCCCGTCCGGCAGCGGCAAGTCGACCATGCTCGCCGCGCTGACCGGCGAGTTGCCGCCTGCGGCGGGCTCGGTGGAAGTGTTTGGCCAACCCGTGCCGCATCGCAGCCGTGCGCTGCTGGAGATGCGCAAGGGCGTGGGTGTGCTGCTGCAGGGCAATGGCCTGCTGACCGACCTCACCGTGGCCGAGAACGTGGCGCTGCCGCTGCGCACGCATACCAAGTTGCCCGACGCGCTGATCCGCCGGCTGGTGGACTTCAAGTTGAATGCGGTCGGCCTGCGCGCCGCCGCAGACGCCTACCCGCGCGAACTGTCGGGCGGCATGGCGCGCCGCGTGGCGCTGGCCCGTGCGCTGGCGCTGGACCCGCCGCTGATGATCTACGACGAGCCGCTGACCGGGCTGGACCCGATCGCCTCGGGCGTGATCATGAGCCTGATCCAGCGCCTCAACGACACCCTCGGGCTGACCAGCATCATCGTGACCCACCACGTGCACGAAACCCTGCCCATCGCCGACCAGGCGGTGGTGATCGCCAATGGCGGACTGGTGTTCTCGGGCACGCCGTCCGAGCTGGAAGCCACGTCGGACCCGCTGGTGAAGCAGTTCCTGCGCGGCGAGCCGGACGGCCCGATCGCGTTCGATACGGTCAAGCGCGGGGAGGCCGCCTGA
- a CDS encoding MlaE family lipid ABC transporter permease subunit, with protein sequence MPFVAATRSLGRAGLFSLSVFRASAPTRDFFAELTREIYKIGGRSLPIIAVGGAFVGLVLTLQGYRTLTTFGASDALSTLLGLSLYRELGPVLTALLFIGRAGSSIAAELGLMRATDQIKALELMAIDPVAKAVAPRFWAAVLTVPLLTGFFCSLAISASYFEAVHVLGLDNGTFWSALQNSVDFWDDFGVALLKSAVFGGTSALVAAYVGFHAEPTIEGTSVATTRAVVNASLLVLMFNFVMSALLFRS encoded by the coding sequence ATGCCCTTCGTCGCCGCCACCCGGTCGCTGGGCCGCGCCGGCCTGTTCTCGCTCTCGGTGTTCCGAGCTTCGGCGCCGACCCGCGACTTCTTCGCCGAACTGACCCGCGAGATCTACAAGATCGGCGGCCGCTCGCTGCCGATCATCGCCGTGGGCGGTGCGTTCGTGGGCCTGGTGCTGACCCTGCAGGGCTACCGCACGCTGACCACGTTCGGCGCCAGCGACGCGCTGTCCACCCTGCTGGGCCTGTCGCTCTATCGGGAACTGGGGCCGGTGCTGACCGCGCTGCTGTTCATCGGCCGCGCCGGCAGCTCCATCGCCGCCGAACTGGGCCTGATGCGCGCCACCGACCAGATCAAGGCGCTGGAGCTGATGGCCATCGACCCGGTGGCGAAGGCCGTGGCGCCGCGCTTCTGGGCAGCCGTGCTGACGGTGCCGCTGCTGACCGGCTTCTTCTGCTCGCTGGCGATCAGCGCCAGCTACTTCGAAGCCGTGCATGTGCTCGGCCTCGACAATGGGACCTTCTGGTCCGCGCTGCAGAACAGCGTGGACTTCTGGGACGACTTCGGCGTGGCACTGCTGAAGTCGGCCGTCTTCGGCGGTACCAGCGCCCTGGTCGCGGCCTACGTGGGCTTCCACGCCGAGCCGACCATCGAGGGCACCTCGGTGGCGACCACCCGCGCGGTGGTGAACGCCTCGCTGCTGGTGCTGATGTTCAATTTCGTCATGTCTGCATTGCTGTTCAGGAGCTGA
- the mlaD gene encoding outer membrane lipid asymmetry maintenance protein MlaD, whose translation MSVRGPRLEFAVGAFLLLALASLLVLALASTNKRFGVGGGSYELTARFTNLGQLRKQAPVKIGGVVIGQVADIQLDPVKFDSIVTLSIDSQYKDLPADTAAGIFTSGLLGENYIGLSPGGDPEVLKPGEEIAFTQPAVDLLQLAGKYMFSGGANNAGAGSGETPASGETAPPVTEEPTP comes from the coding sequence ATGTCCGTCCGTGGACCCCGCCTCGAATTCGCCGTCGGCGCCTTCCTCCTGCTGGCCCTGGCCTCGCTGCTGGTGCTGGCACTGGCTTCCACCAACAAGCGCTTCGGCGTGGGCGGCGGCAGCTACGAGCTGACCGCGCGCTTCACCAACCTGGGCCAGCTGCGCAAGCAGGCGCCGGTGAAGATCGGTGGTGTCGTCATCGGACAGGTGGCCGACATTCAGCTGGACCCGGTCAAGTTCGACTCCATCGTCACCCTGTCCATCGACAGCCAGTACAAGGACCTGCCGGCCGACACCGCCGCGGGCATCTTCACCAGCGGCCTGCTGGGCGAGAACTACATCGGCCTCTCCCCGGGCGGCGACCCGGAGGTGCTGAAGCCCGGCGAGGAAATCGCCTTCACCCAGCCGGCGGTGGACCTGCTCCAGCTGGCCGGCAAGTACATGTTCAGCGGCGGCGCCAACAATGCCGGCGCAGGCTCCGGGGAAACCCCGGCCAGCGGCGAGACCGCGCCCCCCGTTACGGAAGAACCCACGCCATGA
- a CDS encoding ABC transporter substrate-binding protein, translated as MKHSFLSVALSAALLASAPVAVFAQAAAPAAAAKPNSASQVVLTSSTRILSTLDQRRAEFKSNPAALRQYVTSEFNTLFDGDYAARLVLGVHGRGASDADVKLFGQALTERLLSAYGARLADFNARLKVRVKSESPLPGGRGVKVETEFLQPDQTVTPITFYARNVGGQWKVFDVLPEGVSFVQTFKTQFDTPLRQKSIAQVAADLKSGKLQVNGSASGK; from the coding sequence ATCAAGCATTCCTTCCTCTCCGTCGCCCTGTCGGCGGCCCTGCTGGCCTCCGCGCCGGTCGCCGTGTTCGCGCAGGCCGCGGCCCCCGCCGCCGCCGCGAAGCCGAACAGCGCCAGCCAGGTGGTGCTGACCAGCAGCACGCGCATCCTGTCCACGCTCGACCAGCGCCGCGCGGAGTTCAAATCCAACCCGGCCGCGTTGCGCCAGTACGTCACCAGCGAGTTCAACACCCTGTTCGACGGCGACTACGCCGCCCGCCTGGTGCTGGGCGTGCATGGCCGCGGCGCCTCCGATGCCGACGTGAAGCTGTTCGGCCAGGCCCTGACCGAGCGCCTGCTGTCGGCCTACGGTGCGCGCCTGGCCGACTTCAATGCGCGCCTGAAGGTGCGGGTGAAGTCCGAGTCGCCCCTGCCGGGTGGCCGCGGCGTCAAGGTCGAGACCGAGTTCCTGCAGCCCGACCAGACGGTCACGCCGATCACGTTCTACGCGCGCAACGTCGGTGGCCAGTGGAAGGTGTTCGACGTGCTGCCGGAAGGCGTCTCGTTCGTGCAGACCTTCAAGACCCAGTTCGACACCCCGCTGCGCCAGAAGTCCATCGCGCAGGTTGCTGCGGACCTCAAGTCCGGCAAACTGCAGGTCAACGGCAGTGCCAGCGGCAAGTGA
- a CDS encoding STAS domain-containing protein, with protein MPAASDASVRRDGDALVFTGALDRAAAAALWAQASAQLAGAQRFVLTNVTTVDSAGLALLAELAARVRATGASPRFEGQPAGLADLQAAYRLTPELDFPA; from the coding sequence GTGCCAGCGGCAAGTGACGCCAGCGTCAGGCGGGACGGCGACGCGCTCGTGTTCACGGGCGCGCTGGACCGTGCCGCCGCCGCCGCGCTGTGGGCGCAGGCCTCGGCGCAGCTGGCCGGTGCGCAACGCTTCGTCCTGACGAACGTCACTACCGTGGACAGCGCCGGGCTGGCACTGTTGGCGGAACTGGCCGCTCGCGTGCGCGCCACCGGCGCCTCACCCCGCTTCGAAGGCCAGCCCGCTGGCCTGGCCGACCTGCAGGCCGCGTACCGTCTGACGCCGGAACTGGATTTCCCAGCGTAA